One region of Hemiscyllium ocellatum isolate sHemOce1 chromosome 4, sHemOce1.pat.X.cur, whole genome shotgun sequence genomic DNA includes:
- the wnt3a gene encoding protein Wnt-3a: protein MLLFGYYLVLLNVKQVMAGYPVWWSLAVGHQYSTLATQPILCGSIPGLVPKQLRFCRNYMEIMPSVAEGVKIGIQECQHQFRGRRWNCTTVEDNLAIFGPVLDKATRESAFVHAIASAGVAFAITRSCAEGTANICGCDNRHKGKPGEGWKWGGCSEDVEFGSMVSREFADARENRPDARSAMNRHNNEAGRMAILDHMHLKCKCHGLSGSCEVKTCWWSQPDFRVIGDYLKDKYDSASEMIVEKHRESRGWVETLRPKYTLFKAPTERDLVYYDTSPNFCNPNPSTGSFGTRHRKCNITSHGIDGCELLCCGRGHDTRTEKRREKCHCVFHWCCHVSCQECTRIHNVHTCK from the exons GTCATTGGCAGTTGGTCATCAGTACTCAACGTTGGCAACTCAGCCAATCCTGTGCGGAAGTATTCCTGGGCTTGTCCCAAAGCAGTTGCGGTTTTGCCGGAATTACATGGAAATTATGCCAAGTGTGGCAGAAGGAGTGAAAATTGGGATTCAGGAATGCCAGCATCAGTTTCGAGGGAGGAGATGGAATTGCACAACAGTTGAGGATAATTTGGCAATTTTTGGACCTGTTTTGGATAAAG CAACAAGGGAATCTGCTTTTGTTCACGCCATCGCCTCGGCAGGTGTCGCCTTTGCCATTACTCGCTCATGCGCTGAGGGCACTGCAAACATCTGCGGCTGTGATAACCGGCACAAGGGCAAGCCGGGCGAAGGCTGGAAATGGGGTGGATGCAGTGAGGATGTGGAGTTCGGGAGCATGGTGTCACGAGAGTTTGCAGATGCCCGAGAGAACAGGCCAGATGCCCGTTCCGCCATGAACCGGCACAACAATGAGGCCGGCCGCATG GCCATTTTGGACCACATGCACTTGAAGTGCAAGTGTCATGGACTATCAGGGAGCTGTGAGGTGAAGACATGCTGGTGGTCACAGCCTGACTTCCGTGTGATTGGAGATTACTTAAAAGATAAGTATGACAGTGCCTCTGAGATGATCGTGGAGAAACATCGAGAGTCCAGAGGTTGGGTGGAGACCCTTCGTCCCAAGTACACTTTGTTCAAAGCTCCAACAGAGAGAGATTTGGTCTACTATGATACATCGCCAAATTTCTGCAACCCAAATCCTTCAACTGGCTCATTTGGCACGCGACACCGAAAGTGCAACATCACATCACATGGAATTGATGGATGTGAGTTGCTATGCTGTGGCCGCGGACATGACACAAGGACTGAGAAACGTAGGGAGAAGTGTCACTGTGTCTTCCACTGGTGTTGTCATGTGAGCTGCCAAGAATGCACACGCATCCACAATGTTCATACTTGCAAATAG